One genomic window of Bicyclus anynana chromosome 10, ilBicAnyn1.1, whole genome shotgun sequence includes the following:
- the LOC112050345 gene encoding alpha-2-macroglobulin receptor-associated protein isoform X1 translates to MAFYQLLRLVTIIYLINNVLSENKYSRTANEQEKSEIDFRTLEKPFRMNKLNLVWVKAQQRLTEPKLKSLYSDLMIQDKAEIIYKRVKSEGGDKEGLREADLRRKLSTIMTNYGLREHFEDTSKGKQKQDQAFNEAMDSYINKSLFKDKKLNMLWAKAEASGFTSEELAALREEFMHHQDKIDQYYDLLVNMEAGEKDGYKNTVNEEELVKFNEIHQDETDVDKDFLSSANLVREKHRDLRDGYDRLQRISARGPANKEFIEPKVQGLWKMAAASNFTVDELESLKVELKHYESRLLKLRMLHADHVSMHEKHRGKLSAAGDKMDYFADQQQMIKKHTRKVEKLHADLEGRIMARHTEL, encoded by the exons ATGGCTTTTTACCAATTACTTCGACTTGTTACTATAATCTATTTAATCAATAATGTTTtatctgaaaataaatatagtcGTACTGCCAATGAACAGGAGAAAAGCGAAATCGATTTCAGGACTCTGGAAAAACCTTTCAGgatgaataaattaaacttgGTGTGGGTGAAGGCTCAACAG AGATTAACAGAGCCAAAATTAAAGTCACTGTACAGTGACTTGATGATTCAAGACAAAGCAGAGATAATATACAAAAGGGTGAAGAGCGAGGGGGGTGACAAGGAGGGCCTGCGGGAGGCAGACCTGCGGCGCAAGCTCTCCACCATCATGACCAACTACGGGCTGAGGGAACACTTTGAGGATACATCTAAAGGCAAACAAAAGCAAGATCAA GCTTTCAACGAAGCAATGGACAGCTACATTAACAAGAGTCTGTTCAAAGACAAGAAGCTGAACATGCTGTGGGCCAAGGCGGAGGCGTCCGGCTTCACCAGCGAGGAGTTGGCCGCCCTGAGGGAGGAGTTCATGCATCATCAGGACAAGATCGACCAGTACTACGACTTGCTGGTCAACATGGAGGCAGGGGAGAAGGATGGATATAAAA ACACTGTCAATGAGGAGGAGTTGGTGAAGTTCAACGAGATACACCAGGACGAGACGGACGTGGACAAGGACTTCCTGAGCAGCGCCAACCTGGTGCGGGAGAAGCACAGGGACTTGCGCGACGGGTACGACCGGCTGCAGAGGATCTCTGCCAGAG GCCCCGCTAACAAGGAGTTCATCGAGCCCAAAGTGCAGGGGCTGTGGAAGATGGCGGCGGCGTCCAACTTCACTGTTGACGAACTTGAGTCTTTGAAG GTGGAGCTGAAGCACTACGAGTCTCGTCTGCTGAAGCTGCGCATGCTGCACGCCGACCACGTAAGCATGCATGAGAAGCATCGCGGCAAG TTGTCGGCGGCGGGCGACAAGATGGACTACTTCGCGGACCAGCAGCAGATGATCAAGAAGCACACGCGCAAGGTGGAGAAGCTGCACGCCGACCTGGAGGGACGCATCATGGCGCGACACACGGAGCTGTAG
- the LOC112050345 gene encoding alpha-2-macroglobulin receptor-associated protein isoform X2: MAFYQLLRLVTIIYLINNVLSENKYSRTANEQEKSEIDFRTLEKPFRMNKLNLVWVKAQQRLTEPKLKSLYSDLMIQDKAEIIYKRVKSEGGDKEGLREADLRRKLSTIMTNYGLREHFEDTSKGKQKQDQAFNEAMDSYINKSLFKDKKLNMLWAKAEASGFTSEELAALREEFMHHQDKIDQYYDLLVNMEAGEKDGYKNTVNEEELVKFNEIHQDETDVDKDFLSSANLVREKHRDLRDGYDRLQRISARGPANKEFIEPKVQGLWKMAAASNFTVDELESLKVELKHYESRLLKLRMLHADHLSAAGDKMDYFADQQQMIKKHTRKVEKLHADLEGRIMARHTEL, encoded by the exons ATGGCTTTTTACCAATTACTTCGACTTGTTACTATAATCTATTTAATCAATAATGTTTtatctgaaaataaatatagtcGTACTGCCAATGAACAGGAGAAAAGCGAAATCGATTTCAGGACTCTGGAAAAACCTTTCAGgatgaataaattaaacttgGTGTGGGTGAAGGCTCAACAG AGATTAACAGAGCCAAAATTAAAGTCACTGTACAGTGACTTGATGATTCAAGACAAAGCAGAGATAATATACAAAAGGGTGAAGAGCGAGGGGGGTGACAAGGAGGGCCTGCGGGAGGCAGACCTGCGGCGCAAGCTCTCCACCATCATGACCAACTACGGGCTGAGGGAACACTTTGAGGATACATCTAAAGGCAAACAAAAGCAAGATCAA GCTTTCAACGAAGCAATGGACAGCTACATTAACAAGAGTCTGTTCAAAGACAAGAAGCTGAACATGCTGTGGGCCAAGGCGGAGGCGTCCGGCTTCACCAGCGAGGAGTTGGCCGCCCTGAGGGAGGAGTTCATGCATCATCAGGACAAGATCGACCAGTACTACGACTTGCTGGTCAACATGGAGGCAGGGGAGAAGGATGGATATAAAA ACACTGTCAATGAGGAGGAGTTGGTGAAGTTCAACGAGATACACCAGGACGAGACGGACGTGGACAAGGACTTCCTGAGCAGCGCCAACCTGGTGCGGGAGAAGCACAGGGACTTGCGCGACGGGTACGACCGGCTGCAGAGGATCTCTGCCAGAG GCCCCGCTAACAAGGAGTTCATCGAGCCCAAAGTGCAGGGGCTGTGGAAGATGGCGGCGGCGTCCAACTTCACTGTTGACGAACTTGAGTCTTTGAAG GTGGAGCTGAAGCACTACGAGTCTCGTCTGCTGAAGCTGCGCATGCTGCACGCCGACCAC TTGTCGGCGGCGGGCGACAAGATGGACTACTTCGCGGACCAGCAGCAGATGATCAAGAAGCACACGCGCAAGGTGGAGAAGCTGCACGCCGACCTGGAGGGACGCATCATGGCGCGACACACGGAGCTGTAG